One Siniperca chuatsi isolate FFG_IHB_CAS linkage group LG5, ASM2008510v1, whole genome shotgun sequence DNA window includes the following coding sequences:
- the ddhd2 gene encoding phospholipase DDHD2 isoform X5, whose protein sequence is MLDMESVPAPYQEVQPHWFFCRRAEDTTSWLPFSREDSDKLENACNIVGDEEVVVAVDGERYDVHVKERKRYAVYWEQAPTEVRRCTWFYKGDKDTRFMPYPEDFSKNLEEAYMIAVTLDEWKRKLEFPTGETVILHNPKLIMQYQPIGLQDEWVSSPSEQTRPRTVKRGVDNISVEIPDGEPEKVDHLVFMVHGIGPACDLRFRSIIQCVNDFRSASLSLLASHYKRAQQDGQIGRVEFLPVNWHSALHGDATGVDEDIQRITLPSISRLRHFTNDTLLDLFFYNSPTYCQTIVDTVASEINRLHTLFKQRHPEFNGAVSVVGHSLGSLILFDLLTNQRTGSESRKGVPSDAPFSLNCDTLEQTLTRLGLQQYLDTLQAENLDLESLTLCQDSDLKDLGIPLGPRKKILKYVRRKWLPEDCKTGAVRLAPGLQVPPQVSSDHDGNQSSALTMQQSQFHRAQSVTSAVDYEYFDMGIGQTNGGIAKGQVSIDYPQLAFHPQTFFAFGSPIGMFLTVRGLKHIDPNYTFPTCKRFYNIYHPYDPVAYRIEPMIVSEEDLEPMLIPHHKGRKRMHLELKDSLTRMSMDLKNNVLGSLRTAWQSFSRLPVAALPPVEEGETTIERDLQETHASAAVTASAKREEKSADFWTKVLEWPRALHKHYFQVVCEETESSVSAEQTEQPEIKVGMLNGGRRIDYVLQEKPIESFNEYLFAIQSHLCYWESEDTALLLLKEIYDKLGVAFEQPQQ, encoded by the exons ATGCTTGACATGGAGTCGGTCCCAGCTCCTTATCAAGAAGTGCAGCCTCACTGGTTCTTCTGTCGACGGGCTGAAGACACCACCTCCTGGCTTCCTTTCAGCAGAGAAGACTCTGACAAACTAGAGAATGCCTGCAACATTG TAGGAGACGAGGAGGTGGTGGTAGCTGTGGATGGAGAGCGGTATGACGTACATGTCAAGGAGAGGAAGCGCTACGCTGTGTATTGGGAGCAAGCTCCCACTGAAGTCCGCCGCTGTACCTGGTTCTATAAAGGAGATAAAGACACCAGGTTCATGCCTTACCCTGAGGACTTCAGCAAAAATCTGGAG GAGGCCTATATGATAGCAGTGACCTTGGACGAATGGAAGAGGAAACTGGAGTTTCCCACTGGAGAGACTGTCATCTTACACAATCCCAAG CTGATAATGCAGTATCAGCCAATAGGATTGCAGGATGAGTGGGTGTCCTCCCCCTCGGAGCAGACCCGGCCTCGAACAGTCAAGAGGGGAGTGGACAACATCTCTGTAGAAATACCTGATG GTGAACCAGAAAAGGTGGATCATCTTGTCTTTATGGTCCATGGCATCGGTCCTGCATGTGACTTGCGCTTCAGATCCATCATACAGTGTG tAAATGACTTCAGGAGTGCTTCCCTGTCCCTCCTGGCCTCTCATTATAAGCGTGCTCAGCAGGATGGCCAGATAGGAAGAGTGGAGTTCCTCCCAGTCAACTGGCACAGTGCTCTACACGGGGATGCCACTGGTGTGGACGA GGACATCCAGAGGATCACACTACCCAGCATTAGCAGgttgagacatttcaccaaCGACACTCTGCTGGACCTTTTTTTCTATAACAGCCCCACCTACTGCCAGACCATAGTGGACACAGTGGCCTCAGAGATCAACAGGCTGCACACCCTCTTTAAACAGAGACACCCGGAGTTCAATGGGGCTGTTTCAGTAGTGGGCCATAGCCTGG GTTCGCTGATCCTGTTTGACCTGTTAACCAATCAGAGGACTGGATCAGAATCCAGAAAGGGG GTGCCCTCTGATGCGCCCTTTTCTTTGAACTGTGACACACTGGAGCAGACTCTGACCAGACTGGGCCTACAGCAATACCTGGATACACTACAGGCAGAAAACCTAGACCTAGAATcactg ACTCTTTGCCAAGACAGTGATCTCAAAGATTTAGGAATTCCTCTTGGACCTCGGAAGAAGATCCTGAAGTACGTCAGGAGGAAGTGGCTTCCAGAG GATTGTAAGACGGGGGCAGTACGTCTGGCACCAGGGTTGCAAGTTCCACCTCAAGTGAGCAGTGATCACGATGGTAATCAGTCCTCAGCATTGACAATGCAGCAGTCCCAGTTCCACAGGGCGCAGTCTGTCACCAGTGCTGTAGACTACGAATACTTTGACATGGGCATCGGACAG ACCAATGGAGGCATAGCCAAGGGACAG GTATCCATTGATTACCCACAGCTGGCTTTCCACCCCCAAACGTTTTTTGCTTTCGGGTCTCCTATTGGAATGTTCCTGACCGTTCGTGGGCTTAAACACATCGATCCCAACTACACCTTCCCAACCTGCAAGAGGTTTTACAACATCTACCACCCG TATGACCCTGTGGCCTATCGGATAGAGCCCATGATTGTGTCAGAGGAGGATCTGGAGCCCATGCTGATCCCTCACCATAAAGGCCGCAAGAGGATGCATCTTG AACTAAAGGACAGCTTGACCCGTATGAGCATGGATTTGAAGAACAATGTTTTGGGATCATTACGGACGGCATGGCAGTCCTTTTCCAGACTACCGGTTGCTGCACTGCCCCCAGTGGAGGAAGGAGAAACCACAATAGAGAGAGACCTTCAAGAGACGCATG CCTCAGCGGCAGTCACAGCTTCTGCTAAGAGGGAAGAGAAAAGTGCTGATTTTTGGACTAAAGTATTGGAGTGGCCCAGGGCCCTTCATAAGCATTACTTCCAAG TAGTGTGTGAGGAGACAGAGTCCTCAGTgtcagcagagcagacagagcaGCCTGAGATTAAAGTGGGGATGCTGAATGGAGGACGAAGGATCGACTACGTACTTCAGGAAAAACCCATCGAAAGCTTCAACGAATACCTGTTTGCCATCCAGTCTCATCTGTGTTACTG GGAATCTGAGGATACAGCTCTCTTGCTGTTGAAGGAGATCTACGACAAGCTAGGTGTGGCCTTTGAACAGCCACAACAGTAA